In Mesorhizobium sp. 113-3-3, a genomic segment contains:
- a CDS encoding DUF3775 domain-containing protein, with the protein MQQRLEKDWDLTIGPDTVRLFILKAKALSAAVNEDYADGAEHEIEFDGDTHDNHHHDGLAEESSENLTEEELRELIDDLNVDEAAELVALAWVGRGDYDASEWVDAVTAARERANKRTAKYLLGMPLLADWLEEGLEAIGA; encoded by the coding sequence GTGCAGCAGCGGCTTGAAAAGGACTGGGACCTTACGATCGGCCCCGACACCGTGCGCCTGTTCATCCTTAAGGCCAAGGCGCTGAGCGCCGCCGTCAACGAGGACTATGCCGACGGGGCAGAACACGAGATCGAGTTCGACGGCGACACGCACGACAATCATCACCATGACGGCCTTGCCGAGGAAAGTTCGGAAAACCTGACCGAGGAAGAACTGCGCGAGCTGATCGACGACCTCAATGTCGATGAAGCCGCCGAACTGGTCGCGCTCGCCTGGGTCGGCCGCGGCGACTACGACGCCTCGGAATGGGTGGATGCCGTGACGGCGGCGCGCGAACGCGCCAACAAGCGCACGGCCAAGTACCTGCTTGGCATGCCGTTGCTCGCCGACTGGCTGGAGGAAGGTCTCGAAGCGATCGGCGCGTAA
- a CDS encoding extensin-like domain-containing protein — MDQSSTQRLDQPPRGKQRVRTRGKQPPKQTPQETQEQQASPADAPVPEPRPTDTPKADAAPAEEQKTQGPKAPDASDQLNEEKSRQAKQALPKPSGPETESEPEPPAEVPIPTQRPDTKEPEVGPPAIAPPPTKPADAGDEKMLPDPRSADRPGEKMPVEEVACRERLKALGVEFEEHKAESSPEIGCSIPYPLMLKSLGKSIVIAPGTELNCPMAEAAARFAANVIQPAAKAEFGADLKSINQASAFVCRPRHGTRKLSEHAFGNALDIASFTLSDGTKIEVGPAPPEKDAKFLDAVRKAACGPFKTVLGPGADADHALHFHLDLEPRRHGGTFCQ, encoded by the coding sequence ATCGATCAGTCGTCGACACAGCGCCTGGACCAGCCGCCAAGGGGCAAACAGCGCGTGAGAACGCGGGGCAAACAGCCGCCAAAGCAGACGCCACAGGAAACGCAGGAGCAGCAGGCCTCGCCCGCCGATGCTCCGGTTCCCGAGCCGCGTCCCACGGACACGCCCAAGGCCGACGCCGCACCGGCGGAAGAGCAAAAGACGCAAGGTCCGAAGGCCCCGGACGCCTCCGACCAGCTCAATGAGGAAAAGTCTCGTCAGGCAAAGCAGGCACTTCCCAAGCCGTCAGGCCCCGAAACGGAAAGCGAGCCGGAGCCGCCAGCCGAGGTGCCCATCCCGACACAAAGGCCCGACACCAAGGAACCAGAGGTTGGGCCTCCCGCCATAGCCCCGCCACCGACAAAACCGGCGGATGCCGGCGATGAGAAAATGCTTCCCGACCCGCGCTCGGCCGACCGGCCCGGCGAAAAAATGCCCGTCGAGGAAGTCGCCTGCCGCGAGCGGCTGAAGGCGCTCGGCGTCGAATTCGAGGAGCACAAGGCGGAAAGCAGTCCCGAAATCGGCTGCTCGATCCCCTATCCCCTGATGCTGAAGAGCCTCGGCAAGTCGATCGTCATTGCCCCCGGCACTGAGCTCAACTGTCCGATGGCCGAAGCGGCGGCGCGGTTCGCCGCCAATGTCATCCAGCCGGCGGCGAAAGCCGAATTCGGCGCCGACCTCAAATCGATCAACCAGGCCTCGGCCTTCGTCTGCCGCCCCCGCCACGGCACCAGGAAACTGTCGGAGCACGCCTTCGGCAACGCGCTCGACATCGCCAGCTTCACCCTATCCGACGGCACGAAGATCGAGGTCGGCCCGGCGCCGCCCGAAAAGGACGCCAAATTCCTCGACGCCGTGCGCAAGGCCGCCTGCGGTCCGTTCAAGACCGTGCTCGGACCGGGCGCCGACGCCGACCACGCGCTGCACTTCCATCTCGATCTCGAGCCCCGCCGCCACGGCGGCACCTTCTGCCAGTGA
- the waaC gene encoding lipopolysaccharide heptosyltransferase I — MKVLIVKTSSMGDVIHTFPAVEDASLHRPDVSFDWCVEEAFAGIVALHPAIGTIHTVAIRRWRKALFSGGTWREAAALRRTLRESRYDLVIDAQGLLKSALVARQARAPIAGFDRSSAREPSATLFYDVTYGVPRDLHAIERTRRLFGLALGYQPDLSTLASGIVPPPVGLAGITGKTAFLLHGTSREDKKWPVEDWIGTARLLVERGMVPVTTWSNVREKSVAEAIARAVPSTVVVPKSPLADIAAILGRSTLVIGADTGLTHLASAFGLPTVAVFLATEPGLTGPRGEFASTLLAAVEGRVTPADVMAEVGRLLERQTLGQATAAKN; from the coding sequence ATGAAGGTCCTGATCGTCAAGACATCGTCGATGGGCGATGTCATCCACACCTTTCCGGCCGTCGAGGACGCCAGCCTGCATCGGCCGGACGTGTCCTTCGACTGGTGCGTCGAGGAGGCGTTTGCCGGCATTGTCGCCCTGCACCCGGCGATCGGCACGATTCACACGGTGGCCATCCGGCGCTGGCGCAAGGCGCTGTTCAGCGGCGGCACCTGGCGCGAGGCGGCCGCGTTGCGCCGTACATTGCGCGAAAGCCGCTACGACCTGGTCATCGACGCACAGGGCCTGTTGAAATCGGCCCTGGTGGCGCGGCAGGCGCGCGCACCGATCGCCGGCTTCGACCGGTCGAGCGCGCGCGAACCTTCGGCGACCCTGTTCTACGACGTCACCTATGGCGTGCCGCGCGACCTGCACGCCATCGAGCGGACAAGGCGGCTGTTCGGGCTGGCGCTGGGCTACCAGCCCGATCTGTCGACGCTCGCTTCAGGCATCGTGCCGCCACCCGTTGGCCTGGCCGGCATCACCGGAAAGACCGCCTTCCTGCTGCACGGCACCAGCCGCGAGGACAAGAAATGGCCTGTCGAAGACTGGATCGGAACCGCCCGCCTGCTGGTCGAGCGCGGCATGGTTCCGGTCACCACATGGTCGAACGTGCGTGAGAAGTCTGTCGCCGAAGCCATCGCCAGGGCCGTGCCGTCCACGGTCGTGGTGCCAAAATCACCGCTGGCCGACATCGCCGCCATCCTCGGCCGCTCGACCCTGGTCATCGGCGCCGACACCGGCCTGACCCATCTCGCCAGCGCCTTCGGCCTGCCGACGGTCGCGGTGTTCTTGGCGACGGAGCCGGGTTTGACCGGCCCGCGCGGGGAATTTGCGTCGACACTACTGGCAGCGGTAGAGGGGCGTGTGACGCCTGCTGACGTTATGGCGGAAGTGGGGAGGCTGCTGGAGCGCCAGACACTTGGTCAAGCGACCGCTGCCAAGAATTGA
- a CDS encoding LssY C-terminal domain-containing protein has translation MSQRSLRRRAMIWLASLLGAWVALAYVAAPEFWTFRERGFRDQRFEMVTHTPQGIPGDPINVGLVGTEKEVVHAFAVAGWDTADAVTLRTAIDIGESVLFSRPYPDAPMSRLLFEGRAQDLAFEKPVGDSADRRHHVRFWQTDTVGDDGRPLWLGAASFDRGVGLSHDTGAITHHIGPDIDAERDFLIGDLNAAGLLASTSELPGIGATRTGRNGGGDPFFTDGKAIIGVLKQPQ, from the coding sequence ATGAGCCAACGAAGCCTTCGGCGACGCGCGATGATCTGGCTGGCGTCCTTGCTCGGCGCCTGGGTCGCGCTTGCCTATGTCGCGGCGCCGGAATTCTGGACATTCCGGGAGCGCGGCTTTCGCGACCAGCGCTTCGAAATGGTGACGCACACGCCGCAAGGCATTCCCGGCGACCCGATCAATGTCGGCCTTGTCGGCACGGAGAAGGAGGTGGTCCATGCCTTCGCCGTCGCCGGCTGGGACACAGCCGATGCCGTCACCTTGAGAACCGCCATCGACATCGGCGAAAGCGTCCTGTTTTCCCGTCCCTATCCCGACGCGCCGATGAGCCGGCTGCTGTTCGAGGGCCGTGCCCAGGACCTCGCTTTCGAAAAGCCGGTCGGCGACAGCGCCGACCGGCGCCACCACGTCCGTTTCTGGCAAACCGATACGGTCGGCGACGACGGCCGCCCGCTCTGGCTGGGCGCCGCCAGCTTCGATCGCGGCGTCGGCCTCAGCCACGACACCGGCGCCATCACCCATCACATCGGTCCCGACATCGACGCCGAACGCGACTTCCTGATCGGCGACCTCAACGCAGCCGGTCTGCTGGCGTCGACCAGCGAATTGCCGGGCATCGGCGCCACAAGGACCGGCCGCAATGGCGGCGGCGATCCCTTTTTCACCGACGGCAAGGCAATCATCGGCGTGCTGAAGCAGCCGCAATGA
- the rfaD gene encoding ADP-glyceromanno-heptose 6-epimerase — MIIVTGGAGMIGSNIVAALNAEGHDDILVVDDLTDGHKIANLADLKIADYLDKDEFLPRIEAGGLGRIEAVFHQGACSTTTEWNGKFMMEVNFAYSKRLLHACQALRVPFLYASSASVYGGGSEFREDPALERPLNVYAYSKKLFDDYVRRTVFDTDHSQVAGLRYFNVYGPREAHKGAMASVAFHLFNQVERGENPKLFGAYDGFGPGEQSRDFIHVGDVADVNLWLWKRGSSGIFNCGTGRAQPFRAIAETVIDTIGKGEIEFIPFPDHLKGSYQSFTQADMSRLRAAGYNGQFRTVETGVRDYVEWLKAQRSS, encoded by the coding sequence TCGACGACCTGACCGACGGCCACAAGATCGCCAATCTCGCCGATCTGAAAATAGCCGACTATCTCGACAAGGATGAATTCCTGCCACGCATCGAGGCCGGGGGGCTCGGCCGCATCGAGGCGGTGTTCCACCAAGGCGCCTGCTCGACCACCACCGAGTGGAACGGCAAGTTCATGATGGAGGTGAATTTTGCTTATTCGAAGCGGCTGCTGCATGCCTGCCAGGCGCTGCGCGTGCCCTTCCTCTACGCCTCCTCCGCGTCCGTCTATGGCGGCGGTTCGGAGTTTCGCGAGGATCCGGCGCTCGAGCGGCCGCTCAACGTCTATGCCTATTCGAAAAAACTCTTCGACGACTATGTCAGGCGCACGGTCTTCGACACCGATCACTCGCAGGTCGCGGGCCTGCGCTACTTCAACGTTTACGGCCCGCGCGAGGCGCACAAGGGCGCTATGGCATCGGTCGCCTTCCATTTGTTCAACCAGGTCGAACGCGGCGAGAATCCGAAGCTGTTCGGCGCCTATGACGGTTTCGGCCCTGGCGAACAGAGCCGCGATTTCATCCATGTCGGCGATGTCGCCGACGTCAATCTGTGGCTGTGGAAGCGCGGCTCGAGCGGCATCTTCAACTGCGGCACCGGCCGCGCCCAGCCCTTCCGCGCCATCGCCGAAACCGTCATCGACACGATTGGCAAGGGCGAGATCGAATTCATCCCCTTCCCCGACCACCTCAAGGGCAGCTACCAGAGTTTTACCCAAGCTGATATGTCCCGTTTGCGTGCGGCCGGCTATAATGGCCAGTTCCGGACAGTCGAAACCGGTGTCAGAGACTATGTCGAATGGCTGAAAGCCCAACGATCCTCGTGA
- a CDS encoding gamma-glutamylcyclotransferase: MKGKPAGRGPMALTADLVARVERIEPDPGPEPGTAEHTDAEFDGLVEQLLSQYRPEALWVFAYGSLIWNPEFVPVEQRPATAPGWHRSFCLKLTRWRGTRELPALMLALDRGGSCNGIVYRLPVEDHFGQLGQLMRREIDANPPTNVPRWIRVRTKEGPLRALAFVAAPDGRAYAGRLAPEQVADTLARAAGHWGSSAQYLFRTVSKLEESGIHDRNLWRVQDLVARQIIASTAGAEPA; this comes from the coding sequence ATGAAGGGGAAACCGGCAGGCCGCGGACCGATGGCGTTGACCGCCGACCTTGTCGCCAGGGTCGAGCGCATCGAACCGGATCCCGGCCCCGAGCCTGGAACAGCCGAGCATACCGACGCGGAGTTCGACGGCCTTGTCGAGCAGCTCTTGTCGCAATACCGGCCCGAAGCGCTGTGGGTGTTTGCCTACGGCTCGCTGATCTGGAATCCTGAATTCGTTCCTGTCGAGCAGCGCCCGGCCACGGCGCCAGGATGGCACCGCTCATTCTGCCTGAAACTGACCCGCTGGCGCGGCACCCGCGAATTGCCGGCGCTGATGCTGGCTCTCGACCGTGGCGGCAGTTGCAACGGCATTGTCTACCGGCTGCCCGTGGAAGATCATTTTGGGCAACTCGGGCAGTTGATGCGCCGCGAGATCGATGCCAATCCGCCAACCAATGTGCCGCGCTGGATCAGGGTCCGGACGAAGGAGGGTCCGCTACGCGCCCTGGCCTTCGTCGCCGCGCCGGACGGCAGGGCCTATGCCGGACGGCTGGCGCCGGAGCAGGTCGCGGATACGCTGGCGCGGGCCGCCGGGCATTGGGGCTCGTCGGCGCAGTATCTGTTCCGGACCGTCAGCAAGCTGGAGGAAAGCGGTATCCACGACCGGAACCTCTGGCGCGTCCAGGATCTGGTGGCACGGCAAATCATCGCCTCCACCGCTGGCGCGGAACCCGCCTGA
- the waaF gene encoding lipopolysaccharide heptosyltransferase II: MAESPTILVIGPRWVGDMVMAQCLFSALKELHPNAAIDVLAPAWAAPLVKRMPEIRQQIDLPLKPGALEFTIRRRFGRLLRGRYDMAYVLPGSWKSALIPFFARIPRRVGHLREMRYGLLTDIVPLPDAVKRRTAQAYFSLAKGGSFRAPHLTVDAGSQAALLDRFSLAPQKFVALMPGAEFGPAKRWPSESYAGLAREFMDKGLKVALFGSKNDRDVTAEIAALAPGVVNLAGQTRLEDAIDLIAAARLAVSNDSGLMHVAAGVGTPIVAVYGSTSPENTPPLAERRELVWLHLSCSPCHQKVCPLGHLNCLKTLQVGQVAAAAERLLELPAAA, from the coding sequence ATGGCTGAAAGCCCAACGATCCTCGTGATCGGCCCACGCTGGGTGGGCGACATGGTGATGGCGCAGTGCCTGTTCTCGGCGCTGAAGGAACTCCATCCCAACGCCGCGATCGACGTGCTGGCGCCGGCCTGGGCGGCACCGCTGGTCAAGCGCATGCCCGAGATCCGCCAGCAGATCGACTTGCCTCTGAAGCCCGGCGCGCTCGAATTCACCATTCGCCGCCGCTTCGGCCGCCTGCTGCGCGGCCGTTACGACATGGCCTATGTCCTGCCGGGCAGCTGGAAATCGGCGCTGATCCCCTTCTTTGCCCGCATTCCGCGGCGTGTCGGCCATCTGCGTGAGATGCGCTATGGCCTATTGACCGACATCGTACCGCTGCCGGACGCCGTGAAACGGCGCACAGCGCAGGCCTATTTCAGCCTCGCCAAGGGCGGCAGTTTCCGCGCCCCCCATCTGACCGTGGATGCCGGCAGCCAGGCCGCCCTGCTCGACCGTTTCAGCCTGGCGCCACAGAAATTCGTGGCCCTTATGCCTGGCGCTGAGTTCGGCCCGGCCAAGCGCTGGCCGAGCGAAAGCTATGCCGGCCTTGCCCGCGAGTTCATGGATAAGGGGTTGAAGGTCGCGCTGTTTGGTTCGAAAAACGACCGCGACGTCACCGCCGAGATCGCGGCCCTTGCCCCCGGCGTCGTCAACCTCGCCGGCCAGACGCGGCTGGAGGATGCCATCGACCTGATCGCCGCGGCAAGGCTGGCGGTGTCCAACGACAGCGGGCTGATGCATGTCGCGGCCGGCGTCGGCACGCCGATCGTCGCCGTCTACGGCTCGACCTCGCCCGAGAACACGCCACCGCTGGCGGAGCGGCGCGAGCTGGTCTGGCTGCACCTCTCCTGCTCGCCCTGCCACCAGAAGGTCTGCCCGCTCGGCCATCTCAACTGCCTGAAGACGTTGCAAGTCGGCCAGGTCGCGGCGGCGGCGGAGCGGCTGCTGGAACTTCCGGCCGCGGCATGA
- a CDS encoding extensin-like domain-containing protein, translated as MAGKFRAVFSATARRSKPAMLLAAGLTLAAVSACNTGSVLSLQPAVDVGAQTAAVPQYAGMQKLVPSNPYMTQAAYPRMDEPMSPVEQIPASEIDCRQQLKRLDVAYTDLAPIHEGQCGIDYPVKVTAIGSVEMKPAATLTCDMAATFAAWTKNELVPSARWRYFSGVKTIHQGSSYSCRNIAGEGVLSEHGKGNALDVMSIELNNGDDIDVRKPGLFAFRTRGFLNNVRADGCQYFTTVLGPGYNYDHRNHFHFDVKNRKSGYRACR; from the coding sequence ATGGCCGGCAAATTTCGCGCCGTGTTTTCCGCCACCGCGCGCCGATCGAAACCCGCGATGCTGCTGGCCGCCGGCCTTACCCTCGCGGCGGTTTCGGCCTGCAACACCGGCAGTGTGCTGTCCTTGCAGCCGGCGGTCGATGTCGGCGCGCAAACCGCGGCCGTGCCGCAATATGCGGGCATGCAGAAGCTTGTTCCTTCCAATCCCTACATGACGCAGGCCGCCTATCCGCGTATGGATGAGCCGATGTCGCCGGTCGAACAGATACCGGCCAGCGAAATCGATTGCCGCCAGCAGCTGAAGCGCCTCGATGTCGCCTACACCGACCTGGCGCCGATCCATGAAGGCCAGTGCGGCATCGACTATCCTGTAAAGGTCACGGCCATCGGCAGTGTCGAGATGAAGCCCGCCGCGACGCTGACCTGCGACATGGCCGCCACCTTCGCCGCCTGGACGAAGAACGAACTCGTTCCCTCCGCCCGTTGGCGCTACTTCTCCGGCGTCAAGACCATCCACCAGGGCTCGAGCTATTCCTGCCGCAACATCGCCGGCGAAGGCGTCTTGTCCGAGCACGGCAAGGGCAATGCGCTCGACGTGATGAGCATCGAGCTCAACAATGGCGACGACATCGATGTGCGCAAGCCCGGCCTGTTCGCCTTCCGCACCCGCGGCTTCCTCAACAATGTCCGCGCCGATGGCTGCCAGTATTTCACCACCGTGCTTGGGCCCGGCTACAATTACGACCACCGCAACCATTTCCACTTCGACGTCAAGAACCGCAAGAGCGGCTACCGCGCCTGCCGGTAG
- the greA gene encoding transcription elongation factor GreA, whose translation MNKVPMTGEGFASLKEELRWRQQEERPRIIEAISEARSHGDLSENAEYHAAKEAQSLNEGRVNELEDLIARAEVIDVTKLSGDKVKFGATVVLVDEDTEEKKTYQIVGDQEADVKSGRISISSPIARALIGKEVGDAIEVNAPGGARGYEIVQVQFI comes from the coding sequence ATGAACAAGGTCCCGATGACAGGCGAGGGGTTCGCGTCATTGAAGGAAGAACTGCGTTGGCGCCAGCAGGAAGAGCGGCCACGCATCATCGAGGCGATCTCCGAGGCGCGCTCGCATGGCGACCTGTCCGAAAATGCCGAATACCACGCCGCCAAGGAGGCGCAGAGCCTCAATGAGGGCCGTGTCAACGAGCTTGAGGACCTGATCGCGCGCGCCGAGGTCATCGACGTCACCAAGCTCAGCGGCGACAAGGTCAAGTTCGGCGCCACCGTCGTGCTGGTCGACGAGGACACCGAGGAAAAGAAGACCTACCAGATCGTCGGCGACCAGGAAGCCGACGTGAAGTCCGGCCGCATCTCGATTTCCTCGCCTATCGCGCGCGCTCTGATCGGCAAGGAAGTCGGCGACGCCATCGAGGTCAACGCGCCCGGCGGTGCCAGGGGGTATGAGATCGTCCAGGTGCAGTTCATCTAG
- a CDS encoding tetratricopeptide repeat protein, whose amino-acid sequence MHKRVLIQAASALLALQFLAVPAFAAGSSGGSDQTVTQCKKGEVWDKKKKKCVAPQEGMLDDDSIYDAGHALAMAGRYDEAISVLTLAANKQDPRILNYLGYSHRHSGRVTVGLGYYEEALRIDPNYTLVREYLGEAHLQIGDLAGAQQQLMEIEKRTGKGSREYGMLSEQIEHFMRS is encoded by the coding sequence ATGCATAAAAGAGTGCTGATCCAGGCGGCGAGCGCGCTTCTCGCTCTGCAGTTCCTCGCTGTTCCCGCTTTCGCCGCCGGCAGCAGTGGTGGCAGCGACCAGACCGTCACCCAGTGCAAGAAGGGAGAGGTCTGGGACAAGAAGAAGAAAAAGTGCGTCGCACCGCAGGAAGGCATGCTGGACGACGACAGCATCTATGATGCCGGCCATGCGTTGGCGATGGCCGGGCGCTATGACGAGGCGATCTCGGTGCTCACCCTTGCCGCCAACAAGCAGGATCCGCGCATCCTCAACTATCTCGGCTATTCGCACCGCCACTCCGGCCGTGTCACCGTCGGCCTCGGCTATTACGAGGAGGCGTTGCGCATCGACCCGAACTACACGCTGGTGCGCGAATATCTGGGCGAGGCGCATCTGCAGATCGGCGACCTTGCCGGCGCCCAGCAGCAGCTGATGGAAATCGAGAAGCGCACCGGCAAGGGCTCGCGCGAATACGGCATGCTGTCCGAGCAGATCGAGCATTTCATGCGGAGCTGA